A genomic segment from Gracilinanus agilis isolate LMUSP501 chromosome 1, AgileGrace, whole genome shotgun sequence encodes:
- the NDUFB9 gene encoding NADH dehydrogenase [ubiquinone] 1 beta subcomplex subunit 9 isoform X2, whose amino-acid sequence MALSAPGAYLTHQQKVLRLYKRALRHLESWIVKRARFESHKNEKDMVKATKLLWDGEKEFWANQHPQPYIFPDSPGGTSFERYECYKVPEWCLEYWHPSEKAMYPDYFAKREKWKKLRLESWDREVQQLFEETPPDGPKTEALPPARKEGHLPPLWWHIVTRPRERPSE is encoded by the exons ATGGCCTTGTCCGCCCCGGGCGCCTATCTGACCCATCAGCAGAAGGTGCTGCGGCTCTACAAGCGGGCGCTTCGCCACCTCGAGTCCTGGATAGTTAAAAG AGCTCGGTTTGAGAGTCATAAGAATGAAAAAGATATGGTGAAGGCCACCAAACTGCTTTGGGATGGTGAGAAAGAATTTTGGGCTAACCAGCATCCTCAGCCATATATCTTCCCAGATTCCCCTGGAGGCACATCCTTTGAAAGATATGAATGTTACAAG GTTCCTGAGTGGTGCTTAGAATACTGGCACCCCTCTGAGAAGGCAATGTACCCTGATTACTTTGCTAAGAGGGAGAAGTGGAAGAAACTACGCTTAGAAAGTTGGGATCGTGAG GTTCAGCAATTGTTTGAGGAAACTCCACCTGATGGTCCCAAGACTGAAGCTCTGCCCCCAGCCAGAAAGGAGGGTCATTTGCCACCATTATGGTGGCATATTGTCACCAGGCCCCGGGAGCGCCCCTCAGAATAA
- the NDUFB9 gene encoding NADH dehydrogenase [ubiquinone] 1 beta subcomplex subunit 9 isoform X1 — protein sequence MALSAPGAYLTHQQKVLRLYKRALRHLESWIVKRDEYRFRASLLRARFESHKNEKDMVKATKLLWDGEKEFWANQHPQPYIFPDSPGGTSFERYECYKVPEWCLEYWHPSEKAMYPDYFAKREKWKKLRLESWDREVQQLFEETPPDGPKTEALPPARKEGHLPPLWWHIVTRPRERPSE from the exons ATGGCCTTGTCCGCCCCGGGCGCCTATCTGACCCATCAGCAGAAGGTGCTGCGGCTCTACAAGCGGGCGCTTCGCCACCTCGAGTCCTGGATAGTTAAAAG GGATGAATATCGGTTTAGAGCTTCTTTACTGAGAGCTCGGTTTGAGAGTCATAAGAATGAAAAAGATATGGTGAAGGCCACCAAACTGCTTTGGGATGGTGAGAAAGAATTTTGGGCTAACCAGCATCCTCAGCCATATATCTTCCCAGATTCCCCTGGAGGCACATCCTTTGAAAGATATGAATGTTACAAG GTTCCTGAGTGGTGCTTAGAATACTGGCACCCCTCTGAGAAGGCAATGTACCCTGATTACTTTGCTAAGAGGGAGAAGTGGAAGAAACTACGCTTAGAAAGTTGGGATCGTGAG GTTCAGCAATTGTTTGAGGAAACTCCACCTGATGGTCCCAAGACTGAAGCTCTGCCCCCAGCCAGAAAGGAGGGTCATTTGCCACCATTATGGTGGCATATTGTCACCAGGCCCCGGGAGCGCCCCTCAGAATAA